One region of Chlorobiota bacterium genomic DNA includes:
- a CDS encoding DUF3078 domain-containing protein: MTTRTLCHGLLTLILTTLAAKAQEATPPDTTWKTGGQVGVNFSQVALSNWAGGGQNTLAIAGLVNLFGNMKTEVSTWDNGLEVGYGFTKLAEQDFRKSDDKVIVISKYGYKATDQLFYSGLLDARTQLSDGFNYDKIDSATGDPTVISRFAAPAYVTLGLGATWKPASYFEVFLAPVSNRLILVMDDELSAAGAFGVDPGKKVKSELGALLNATFKKELMTNVTLSSRLNVFSAYSTFDKAVVTWESLLGLKVNDYITASVALDVLYDEKVKITRDDKTIGPSTQIREVLAIGFGYKF; this comes from the coding sequence ATGACAACACGAACCCTTTGCCACGGACTTCTTACGCTGATTTTAACAACGCTTGCGGCAAAAGCGCAGGAGGCCACACCGCCAGACACCACATGGAAAACGGGAGGGCAAGTTGGGGTGAACTTCTCGCAGGTGGCGCTTTCCAACTGGGCCGGTGGTGGCCAGAACACGTTAGCAATCGCAGGGCTGGTGAACCTGTTCGGCAACATGAAGACCGAGGTCTCGACGTGGGATAATGGGTTGGAGGTTGGCTACGGTTTCACAAAACTTGCCGAACAAGATTTCCGCAAAAGCGATGATAAAGTGATCGTGATCTCCAAGTATGGCTACAAGGCCACCGACCAGCTATTCTACAGCGGCTTGCTTGATGCCCGCACCCAACTGAGCGATGGTTTCAACTACGACAAGATAGACAGCGCAACCGGGGACCCTACGGTCATCTCGCGGTTTGCTGCACCGGCCTACGTCACGCTTGGTCTTGGTGCCACGTGGAAGCCCGCCAGCTACTTCGAGGTCTTCCTTGCGCCAGTTTCTAACCGATTGATCCTTGTGATGGACGACGAACTGTCGGCAGCCGGGGCGTTCGGCGTGGACCCGGGGAAGAAGGTGAAAAGTGAGCTTGGCGCGTTGCTGAACGCCACATTCAAAAAGGAGCTGATGACCAACGTGACGCTCAGCTCGCGGCTGAATGTCTTCTCCGCCTACTCAACATTCGACAAAGCGGTGGTGACGTGGGAATCGTTGTTGGGGCTGAAAGTGAATGACTACATCACCGCAAGCGTTGCGCTGGATGTGCTGTACGATGAGAAGGTGAAGATCACCCGCGACGACAAAACGATTGGGCCATCAACCCAAATCCGGGAAGTGTTAGCGATTGGATTCGGGTACAAATTTTAG
- a CDS encoding RidA family protein yields MIVFTEKAPAPIGPYSQGKVFGNLLFTAGQIGLTPAGDLAHGLEAQTRQVLENLRAVLEAGGANFGSVLKTTIFLKDMNDFGAVNSIYAEVFGDSAPARSTVQAARLPKDALVEIEAIAAIA; encoded by the coding sequence ATGATCGTTTTCACTGAAAAAGCTCCGGCTCCTATCGGCCCATACTCGCAGGGGAAAGTGTTCGGGAACCTGCTGTTCACCGCCGGGCAAATCGGGCTGACCCCAGCCGGCGACCTTGCCCATGGCCTTGAGGCGCAAACCCGGCAAGTGCTGGAAAACCTGCGGGCGGTGTTGGAAGCTGGCGGCGCAAATTTTGGGTCCGTGCTGAAGACCACCATTTTCCTGAAAGACATGAACGATTTCGGGGCCGTCAACAGCATCTATGCCGAGGTCTTCGGCGATTCCGCGCCGGCGCGCTCAACGGTGCAAGCCGCACGCCTGCCAAAGGATGCGCTGGTTGAAATTGAAGCCATTGCCGCGATTGCATGA
- a CDS encoding pyruvate dehydrogenase — MAKRSTTTPTTQAANGKPKANATNGAAATTTPAAASPIDWLAVARQLLVSRALDHIEESKLVPGGLITYQFSSRGHDLAQILLGMLMDHPHDAATVYYRSRPFVLAQGLTPEEALRSTMGRSGGISEGRDIGVVHNLPSRGRATVLPTSGDVGAQYSPAAGWAQAIRYRAEVLQQSEWNGAMAAALGGDGSCATNGFWAALNIVTVGQLPYLFFIEDNGFGISVPGIYQTPGANIAQNLGSFQNLRVISGSGTDPEETSRLISEAVAHIRSGKGPVLLHLKVPRLSGHSFVDTQAYKSPELLQEERANDPLPKLRDYLIGKGVLTAEKWGELEAEATAEVAAAAERATAAPDPEIAHAQENVYYTEGMIQKTGGDLPEIGAEAYGKRLHGTDQPAPNGPRMNLIDAVRRTLMQELEANNRVLVFGEDVGKKGGVHGATVDMQIRFGESRVFDTSLNEEGIIGRSVGMAIAGLMPVPEIQFRKYADPAHEQINDCGTMRWRTANNFAAPMVVRIPVGFGKKTGDPWHSVSGESIYAHLIGWRVAFPSNAADAVGLLRTALRSNDPTFFFEHRALLDTKEARRPYPGDDYMVPFGVANVVKEGTEVTIVTWGEMVHRALEAAAQVEASVEVLDLRTVMPWDREAVLRSVRKTSRCIVVHEDNLTCGFGAEIAATIAQEAFTHLDAPVERLTTPDIPIPYNLTLMEAVVPTVETIKERIGKVMRF; from the coding sequence ATGGCGAAACGTTCGACCACAACCCCAACAACCCAAGCAGCCAACGGCAAGCCGAAGGCAAATGCCACAAACGGTGCGGCGGCCACCACCACTCCAGCGGCTGCATCGCCCATTGATTGGCTGGCGGTTGCGCGGCAGCTTCTGGTTAGCCGTGCGCTGGACCATATCGAGGAATCGAAACTGGTTCCTGGGGGGCTTATCACCTATCAGTTCTCCTCGCGTGGGCATGACCTTGCGCAAATTCTGCTTGGGATGCTGATGGACCACCCGCACGATGCTGCCACCGTCTATTATCGCTCCCGTCCGTTTGTGTTGGCACAAGGGCTTACGCCGGAGGAGGCGTTGCGGAGCACAATGGGGCGCAGCGGCGGCATCAGCGAGGGGCGGGATATTGGGGTGGTGCATAATCTGCCGTCGCGGGGGCGGGCAACGGTGCTTCCCACCAGCGGCGACGTTGGCGCGCAATACTCCCCTGCCGCCGGATGGGCCCAAGCGATTCGGTACCGTGCCGAGGTGTTGCAGCAATCGGAATGGAACGGGGCGATGGCCGCAGCATTGGGGGGGGATGGCTCCTGCGCCACCAACGGATTCTGGGCCGCGCTGAACATCGTCACCGTCGGCCAGCTTCCCTACTTGTTTTTTATTGAAGACAACGGGTTTGGAATCTCCGTTCCGGGCATCTATCAAACGCCTGGCGCGAACATTGCCCAGAACCTTGGCTCCTTCCAGAACCTGCGGGTGATAAGCGGCAGCGGGACCGATCCCGAAGAGACCTCGCGGCTGATTTCCGAGGCCGTGGCCCACATCCGTTCCGGGAAGGGGCCGGTGCTGCTCCATCTGAAAGTCCCACGGCTAAGCGGCCACTCCTTTGTTGACACCCAGGCCTACAAATCCCCCGAGCTTCTGCAGGAGGAACGGGCAAACGACCCGCTTCCCAAACTGCGCGATTACCTGATCGGCAAAGGGGTGCTGACTGCCGAGAAATGGGGGGAACTGGAGGCCGAAGCCACCGCCGAAGTTGCCGCCGCCGCCGAACGCGCCACCGCTGCGCCAGATCCGGAAATTGCCCATGCCCAAGAGAACGTCTATTACACCGAAGGGATGATCCAAAAAACGGGGGGTGATCTTCCAGAAATTGGAGCCGAGGCCTACGGAAAACGGCTTCATGGGACCGACCAACCCGCGCCAAACGGACCACGGATGAATCTGATAGATGCCGTCCGCCGCACCCTGATGCAGGAGTTGGAGGCGAACAATCGCGTGCTGGTTTTTGGGGAGGATGTGGGGAAGAAAGGGGGGGTGCATGGGGCAACGGTGGATATGCAAATCCGTTTTGGGGAGTCGCGGGTGTTCGACACGTCGCTGAATGAAGAGGGGATTATTGGCCGCTCGGTCGGCATGGCAATCGCGGGGCTGATGCCGGTTCCGGAGATCCAATTCCGCAAGTACGCGGACCCGGCTCACGAGCAGATCAACGACTGCGGAACGATGCGCTGGCGCACCGCCAACAATTTTGCCGCGCCGATGGTCGTTCGGATTCCGGTTGGGTTTGGCAAAAAAACTGGGGACCCGTGGCACTCGGTTAGTGGTGAGTCAATCTATGCTCACTTGATTGGGTGGCGCGTTGCCTTCCCTTCCAACGCCGCCGATGCCGTTGGGCTGCTGCGGACCGCGCTTCGCAGCAACGATCCCACGTTCTTCTTCGAGCATCGCGCCTTGCTGGACACGAAGGAGGCCCGCCGCCCCTATCCTGGCGATGATTACATGGTCCCCTTTGGTGTTGCCAACGTGGTGAAAGAAGGGACGGAGGTGACGATAGTGACGTGGGGGGAAATGGTGCATCGGGCATTGGAAGCCGCCGCACAGGTGGAAGCCAGCGTGGAGGTGTTGGACCTTCGGACCGTGATGCCGTGGGATCGCGAGGCCGTGCTCCGTTCGGTTCGCAAAACCAGCCGCTGCATTGTGGTGCACGAGGACAACCTAACCTGCGGTTTCGGTGCCGAGATTGCCGCAACGATAGCGCAAGAGGCCTTCACCCATCTTGATGCCCCGGTCGAGCGGCTAACCACCCCCGACATCCCAATCCCCTACAACCTCACCTTAATGGAAGCCGTGGTCCCAACCGTGGAGACGATCAAGGAAAGGATTGGGAAGGTGATGCGGTTTTAG
- a CDS encoding T9SS type A sorting domain-containing protein encodes MHNEDNLLRDLTSQVSQERYVQNRAALVEFCRMIQRNGVAFNWEPEWLFLEAALKWETPELMAQTNGKNIVRFIKEDMGISVDPHSHEQKGYNYADVACLIDSLGVKPTTVIGGHVWDPESPNFQEWDRFRQPLRGSKYPWYVWPGNILIGSGTPNHVNDPSPSGVWRPKDRYNYFVDDPNANVYAVGQYASTVEGVRQLVDLYKNGAISSDKILTATFSTGQGRLPGETKPFEDTVVKPLLEMQARGEVKIVTFVELIRLFEEEYGGAGHIYNAPSGTSSVGETSNAAEYQLQAIPNPATSSTMVRFAVPESASVAVTLHDLVGQCVANLAEGRVEAGSYSIPLPARIAAGAYLLRLQTPAGAVTAPLWVME; translated from the coding sequence ATGCACAATGAGGACAATCTTCTGCGGGACCTCACCAGCCAAGTCTCGCAGGAACGCTACGTGCAGAATCGGGCCGCGCTGGTGGAGTTCTGCCGAATGATCCAGCGGAATGGAGTGGCGTTCAATTGGGAACCAGAGTGGTTGTTTCTGGAGGCTGCGCTGAAATGGGAAACGCCGGAGTTAATGGCGCAAACCAATGGGAAGAACATTGTGCGGTTCATCAAGGAGGATATGGGAATATCGGTTGACCCGCACTCGCACGAGCAAAAAGGCTACAACTACGCCGACGTTGCTTGCCTGATTGACTCGTTGGGGGTGAAGCCAACAACGGTAATCGGTGGGCACGTGTGGGATCCCGAGTCGCCAAACTTTCAGGAGTGGGACCGATTCCGCCAGCCGCTGCGGGGGAGCAAGTATCCGTGGTATGTCTGGCCCGGGAATATCTTGATTGGCAGCGGCACGCCAAACCACGTCAACGACCCATCCCCTTCCGGTGTCTGGCGACCAAAAGACCGCTACAACTACTTCGTTGATGACCCCAACGCGAACGTCTATGCTGTGGGCCAGTATGCAAGCACGGTGGAGGGAGTTCGCCAGTTGGTGGATCTGTACAAAAACGGGGCCATCTCTTCCGACAAAATCTTAACCGCAACCTTCAGCACCGGACAAGGGCGGCTGCCCGGCGAGACCAAACCATTTGAGGACACGGTGGTGAAGCCATTGTTGGAAATGCAGGCACGTGGGGAGGTGAAAATCGTCACCTTTGTTGAGCTTATTCGCCTTTTCGAGGAGGAGTATGGTGGCGCGGGGCATATCTACAATGCTCCGTCGGGAACCAGCAGCGTCGGGGAAACGAGCAATGCCGCAGAGTACCAGTTGCAGGCGATTCCTAACCCGGCAACGTCGTCAACAATGGTCAGGTTTGCGGTGCCGGAATCGGCTTCGGTAGCGGTGACGTTGCATGACCTTGTTGGCCAGTGCGTGGCAAATCTTGCAGAGGGGCGTGTTGAAGCTGGTTCCTACTCAATTCCATTGCCCGCGAGGATTGCTGCCGGGGCGTATTTGCTTCGGTTGCAGACACCAGCGGGGGCTGTGACAGCTCCCCTGTGGGTGATGGAATAA